One genomic region from Drosophila busckii strain San Diego stock center, stock number 13000-0081.31 chromosome 3R, ASM1175060v1, whole genome shotgun sequence encodes:
- the LOC108603106 gene encoding uncharacterized protein LOC108603106 isoform X1: protein MDEKTLIETVYEHKRDEYPPTLVNFQNGSLESNADYSVIESKRSRNSRKRSLVLAGESIYLGDLHEQNNSQEYDTYICIRNKSSNKAKLIPVNQALLSNNIYDNVALSKQTVLSKEHAAKKLLKEFGGRKASRYVANREQMMVNVDVVRRDLDETVQSSAQHEVDDEEDDTLADVSTSNVEYLASIVPKFDKAATKVNEVYDVEDVVPRALLERLDEEAKSVFAAPLDSLPIESDYLRECIKRLQEKAVTSKLDYLHIKLIIYMDALQSLIALRKRQMKYVELSRISEKVENDIRQRFADPNLVKSCSRTTFSTEKALTHFIVLALLISDKYEVDVNELSRILRTSKQRIKTYAHIVNARPKSRSDVLSLRLPSTVPPLATGRRFQRKK, encoded by the exons ATGGATGAAAAAACGTTAATAGAAACCGTTTACGAACACAAACGAGATGAATATCCACCTACGCTGG TGAATTTTCAGAATGGCTCATTAGAAAGCAATGCCGATTACAGTGTGATAGAGTCCAAGCGTAGCCGGAATTCACGCAAACGCTCACTGGTTCTGGCAGGCGAAAGTATTTATTTGGGAGACTTGCATGAACAGAATAATAGCCAAGAATATGACacttatatatgcatacgCAACAAGTCCAGCAACAAGGCGAAATTAATACCCGTAAACCAAGCGCTACTATCTAATAATATATACGATAATGTtgcattaagcaaacaaactgtaCTGAGCAAAGAACATGCCGCAAAAAAACTGCTCAAGGAATTTGGTGGACGCAAGGCCTCACGCTATGTGGCCAATCGTGAACAGATGATGGTCAATGTGGATGTGGTGCGTAGGGATCTAGACGAAACAGTACAGAGTTCTGCACAGCATGAAGTTGACGATGAGGAAGACGACACTTTGGCTGACGTAAGCACTAGCAATGTGGAGTATCTGGCCAGCATAGTGCCGAAGTTTGataaggcagcaacaaaagtaaacgAAGTTTATGATGTAGAGGATGTGGTCCCGCGTGCGCTCCTCGAGCGTCTAGACGAAGAAGCCAAGAGCGTATTTGCCGCACCGCTGGATTCGCTGCC CATTGAATCAGATTATTTGCGCGAGTGCATTAAGCGCTTGCAGGAGAAAGCAGTTACCTCCAAGCTGGACTATTTGCACATTAAGCTAATAATCTACATGGATGCTTTACAGTCTTTGATAGCGCTACGCAAGCGACAAATGAAATATGTTGAACTGTCGCGCATATCGGAAAAAGTTGAGAATGATATACGGCAACGCTTTGCGGATCCTAATTTGGTCAAGTCTTGCTCGCGCACCACATTCAGCACAGAAAAGGCACTCACGCATTTTATTGTCCTGGCCTTGCTCATCAGCGACAAATACGAAGTGGACGTTAATGAACTATCTCGTATTTTGCGCACATCCAAGCAGCGTATAAAAACTTATGCCCATATTGTAAATGCGCGACCAAAGTCTCGCTCGGATGTGCTATCCTTGCGTTTGCCCAGTACAGTGCCACCATTAGCAACTGGCAGACGTTTCCAACGCAAAAAGTAA
- the LOC108602644 gene encoding protein tailless, producing the protein MQAAEGSPDMMDQKYNNARLSPAASSRILYHVPCKVCRDHSSGKHYGIYACDGCAGFFKRSIRRSRQYVCKSQKQGLCVVDKTHRNQCRACRLRKCFEVGMNKDAVQHERGPRNSTLRRHMAMYKDAMMGGAEMPQIPPEILMNTAALTGFPGMPMPIPTSVQRAHHHAALSAAFQQPPPAAVLDLSVPRVPHHPHHQSHHGFFSPTAAYMNALATRALPPTPPLMAAEHIKETAAEHLFKNVNWIKSVRAFTELPMPDQLLLLEESWKEFFILAMAQYLMPMNFAQLLFVYEAENSNREIVNVVSREVHAFQDVLNQLCHLNVDSTEYECLRAISLFRKSPPAASSTEDLANSSILTGSGSPNSSASAESRGLLECSKVAAMHNDARNALHNYISRTHPNQPLRFQTLLGVVSLMHKVSSFTIEELFFRKTIGDITIVRLISDMYSQRKI; encoded by the exons ATGCAGGCAGCGGAGGGTTCACCAGATATGATggatcaaaaatataataacgcCAGGCTATCGCCAGCGGCATCAA GTCGTATACTTTATCACGTGCCCTGCAAGGTTTGCCGGGATCACAGCTCGGGCAAACATTACGGCATTTATGCCTGCGACGGCTGTGCGGGTTTCTTCAAGCGCAGCATACGCCGCTCCCGCCAGTATGTGTGCAAATCCCAGAAGCAGGGACTCTGCGTCGTGGACAAGACACATCGCAATCAGTGCCGCGCCTGTCGGCTGCGCAAATGCTTCGAGGTGGGCATGAACAAGGATGCAGTGCAGCATGAGCGCGGACCACGCAACTCTACGCTGCGTCGCCATATGGCCATGTACAAGGATGCCATGATGGGTGGCGCTGAGATGCCGCAGATACCGCCAGAGATCTTGATGAATACAGCTGCGCTGACTGGTTTTCCCggcatgcccatgcccatacCCACCAGCGTGCAACGCGCCCATCATCATGCCGCTCTAAGCGCCGCCTTCCAACAGCCACCGCCAGCTGCAGTGCTGGATCTGTCCGTGCCACGCGTGCCACATCATCCGCATCATCAGTCGCATCACGGCTTCTTCTCGCCCACTGCCGCCTACATGAATGCTCTGGCCACACGTGCTCTgccgccaacgccgccgcTCATGGCCGCTGAGCATATTAAGGAAACTGCCGCCGAGCATTTGTTCAAGAACGTCAACTGGATCAAGAGCGTGCGCGCCTTCACCGAGCTGCCCATGCCcgatcagctgctgctgcttgaggaGTCCTGGAAGGAGTTCTTCATTCTGGCCATGGCTCAATATCTTATGCCCATGAACTTTGCccagctgctgtttgtctaCGAGGCGGAGAACAGCAATCGCGAGATTGTCAATGTTGTTTCACGCGAGGTGCACGCCTTCCAGGATGTGCTCAACCAGCTGTGTCATCTCAATGTGGACAGCACAGAGTACGAGTGCCTGCGCGCCATTTCGCTGTTCCGCAAGTCACCGCCTGCCGCCAGCTCCACCGAGGATTTGGCCAACAGCTCCATACTCACGGGCAGCGGCAGTCCCAACTCCAGCGCCTCGGCCGAGTCGCGCGGTCTGCTCGAATGCAGCAAAGTGGCCGCCATGCATAATGATGCACGCAATGCGTTGCATAATTATATCTCGCGCACGCATCCCAACCAGCCGCTGCGCTTCCAGACGCTGCTCGGCGTCGTTTCGCTGATGCACAAGGTGTCCAGCTTCACCATCGAGGAGCTGTTCTTCCGCAAGACCATCGGCGACATTACCATTGTGCGCCTCATCTCGGACATGTACAGTCAGCGCAAGATCTAA
- the LOC108603111 gene encoding dynein light chain Tctex-type — MDESREESQFIVDDVSKTIKEAIETTIGGNAYQHDKVNNWTGQVVENCLTVLTKEQKPYKYIVTAMIMQKNGAGLHTASSCYWNNDTDGSCTVRWENKTMYCIVSVFGLAV; from the coding sequence atggaTGAGTCACGCGAGGAAAGCCAGTTCATTGTGGACGATGTCAGCAAGACAATTAAGGAGGCCATTGAGACAACTATTGGTGGGAATGCATACCAGCACGATAAGGTAAACAACTGGACCGGTCAAGTGGTGGAGAACTGTCTAACTGTGCTGACCAAGGAGCAAAAAccatacaaatatattgtgACCGCTATgataatgcaaaaaaatggCGCTGGTTTGCATACGGCCAGCTCGTGCTACTGGAATAACGACACTGATGGCAGCTGCACTGTGCGCTGGGAAAACAAGACCATGTACTGCATTGTTTCTGTTTTCGGCTTGGCCGTttag
- the LOC108601405 gene encoding uncharacterized protein LOC108601405, producing the protein MRLLLLLLISCTTGMRAPRSFHRRSRSYFSSVGPPDAVRLIAKGPAGYRSDLQTNESKRREVSSKYAKKTHYRPYNSEDDYSSERYSSAEYSGEAPQDSREYTIGTQIRVQHPITIPKKASSSSNYAKPPKYVTAVPYKSAVSTVYGGDFSSGEERAPAPPPSPPKRSKWTQPQYAAEPDPFHLVPPPKTTAASSNHAYRVFEPDHDDYEVPRPTRPKNYERYKTVASKKQIEAYLEDQQKLLDEAIQRQLLNNPKLKKFLKNDSQESRPDLDLEDFETFPPNFNAGNSFNAEHTHLQPPKGSRPHRRPGLELKRSPKTHILKPKRKYRSTALVINV; encoded by the exons atgcGATTGT tgctgctgttgctaatcTCCTGCACCACAGGCATGCGCGCGCCTCGTTCCTTTCATAGACGCAGTCGCAGCTATTTCAGCTCAGTGGGTCCGCCTGATGCAGTGCGTCTAATAGCGAAAGGACCAGCTGGCTATCGCTCTGATCTGCAGACCAATGAAAGCAAGCGACGCGAAGTGAGCTCCAAATACGCCAAGAAAACGCATTACAGGCCTTACAATTCG GAGGATGACTACTCCAGCGAGCGCTACTCCTCGGCCGAATACAGCGGTGAAGCGCCGCAGGACAGTCGCGAGTACACCATTGGCACACAGATACGTGTGCAGCATCCCATTACGATACCCAAAAaggccagctccagctctaaCTATGCCAAGCCGCCCAAGTATGTAACAGCCGTGCCTTACAAAAGCGCCGTGTCCACTGTTTACGGCGGCGACTTTAGCTCTGGCGAGGAGCGCGCACCAGCGCCACCGCCAAGTCCGCCAAAGCGCTCTAAGTGGACACAGCCTCAGTACGCTGCTGAGCCAGATCCGTTTCATTTAGTGCCGCCGCCCAAGACCACAGCGGCTAGCAGCAATCATGCCTATAGAGTCTTTGAGCCCGATCATGATGACTATGAAGTGCCTAGGCCCACACGCCCAAAGAATTACGAGCGCTACAAGACTGTTGCTTCGAAGAAACAGATCGAGGCTTATCTGGAAGATCAGCAGAAGCTGCTGGATGAAGCCAtacagcggcagctgcttaaCAATCCCAAGCTCAAAAAGTTCTTGAAGAACGACTCACAAGAGTCGCGCCCTGACTTGGACTTGGAAGACTTTGAAACATTTCCGCCCAACTTTAACGCGGGCAACAGCTTCAATGCTGAGCACACGCATCTGCAGCCGCCCAAGGGCAGTCGACCTCATCGACGACCAGGCCTAGAGCTCAAGCGTTCACCCAAAACGCATATCTTGAAACCCAAAAGAAAATACAGATCGACTGCCTTAGTAATCAATGTTTAA
- the LOC108603103 gene encoding 2-(3-amino-3-carboxypropyl)histidine synthase subunit 2 has translation MSSTTASSFFSSDTAALEREAEIQTEQPVTFEQIWNETHKKVSCGWIKQNGYKRICLQFPDDYLPHSNGISSSLTEALKAEECKVFIMADTTYGSCCVDEIAAAHVEADSIIHFGNACRSKGSRLPVLYLYPMLHLEMAELLKQLVILQPECAEREVCLYLDIGYHHYEQQTTDGEDTFHSQVRDALQSAKLQIELYPSAAEDVDNKPAEDTTAERICIFVGADNQRFANLSLTTKAAQWHIFDGAIGTLSAKNPLTAQYIRRRYYYIEKCKDAQTLGLIVATLSAVGYLDVVSRLQTMAKSRGIKTQLISVGRIIPAKLANFMEIDCFVLIGCPFNNMYNSKEYYKPIVSVFEAEMALNPAWHMKYPDAYVTDFKQLLPEGRSFLPFDEAAIPEQDVSLVSGRMRGGVVSANGAAEISSNTVATQANMSVMTTNTGLTFEDRSWQGLDPALGQTEPAQLQQGLSGIPTSYTHN, from the exons ATGAGTTCCACGACTGCATCCTCCTTCTTCAGCTCAGACACAGCCGCCTTAGAGCGCGAAGCAGAGATTCAAACAGAGCAGCCGGTAACATTCGAACAAATCTGGAATGAAACTCATAAGAAAGTCAGCTGCGGTTGGATAAAACAAAATGGTTACAAACGG ATATGCCTGCAATTTCCAGATGactacttgccacacagcaatGGCATCAGCAGTAGCTTAACGGAAGCACTAAAGGCGGAGGAGTGTAAAGTTTTCATTATGGCTGATACAACATACGGCAGTTGCTGCGTAGATGaaatagctgcagctcatGTGGAAGCTGACAGcattatacactttggcaatGCATGCCGCAGCAAAGGAAGTCGCTTACCCGTGCTTTATTTGTATCCCATGCTGCACTTGGAGATGGCTGAGCTGTTAAAGCAGCTGGTTATACTGCAACCGGAGTGCGCAGAGCGTGAAGTGTGCTTGTACTTGGATATTGGTTATCATCATTACGAGCAGCAGACTACCGATGGCGAAGACACTTTCCATAGTCAAGTGCGTGACGCTCTGCAATCGGCCAAGTTGCAGATTGAGCTGTACCCATCCGCAGCTGAGGATGTTGATAACAAGCCAGCAGAGGACACTACAGCAGAGCggatttgcatttttgtcgGCGCTGATAATCAGCGGTTTGCCAATCTATCGTTGACCACAAAAGCTGCCCAATGGCATATCTTTGATGGCGCGATAGGCACACTTAGCGCCAAGAATCCGCTGACAGCACAGTATATCCGACGTCGCTActattatatagaaaaatgcaAGGATGCGCAAACCTTGGGCTTAATTGTGGCCACGTTGAGCGCTGTTGGCTATCTGGATGTGGTGTCGCGTCTGCAAACTATGGCCAAGAGCCGTGGCATAAAGACACAGCTCATTTCAGTGGGTCGTATTATTCCAGCGAAGCTGGCGAACTTTATGGAAATAGACTGCTTTGTGCTCATTGGTTGTCCTTTTAACAATATGTATAACTCTAAGGAATACTACAAGCCTATAGTTTCAGTTTTCGAAGCGGAGATGGCGCTGAATCCAGCTTGGCATATGAAATACCCAGATGCTTATGTGACAGActtcaagcagctgctgccagaggGACGCAGTTTCCTACCTTTCGACGAGGCAGCCATACCAGAGCAGGATGTGAGTCTGGTTAGTGGACGCATGCGTGGCGGAGTGGTTAGCGCTAATGGTGCAGCTGAGATTTCGAGTAACACAGTAGCCACACAAGCCAATATGTCGGTAATGACCACAAATACGGGCTTGACATTTGAGGATCGCTCTTGGCAAGGCTTAGATCCAGCGCTGGGTCAAACCGAACCAGCACAACTGCAGCAGGGACTTAGTGGCATTCCTACCAGCTACACGCACAATTAA
- the LOC108603106 gene encoding uncharacterized protein LOC108603106 isoform X2, giving the protein MNIHLRWNGSLESNADYSVIESKRSRNSRKRSLVLAGESIYLGDLHEQNNSQEYDTYICIRNKSSNKAKLIPVNQALLSNNIYDNVALSKQTVLSKEHAAKKLLKEFGGRKASRYVANREQMMVNVDVVRRDLDETVQSSAQHEVDDEEDDTLADVSTSNVEYLASIVPKFDKAATKVNEVYDVEDVVPRALLERLDEEAKSVFAAPLDSLPIESDYLRECIKRLQEKAVTSKLDYLHIKLIIYMDALQSLIALRKRQMKYVELSRISEKVENDIRQRFADPNLVKSCSRTTFSTEKALTHFIVLALLISDKYEVDVNELSRILRTSKQRIKTYAHIVNARPKSRSDVLSLRLPSTVPPLATGRRFQRKK; this is encoded by the exons ATGAATATCCACCTACGCTGG AATGGCTCATTAGAAAGCAATGCCGATTACAGTGTGATAGAGTCCAAGCGTAGCCGGAATTCACGCAAACGCTCACTGGTTCTGGCAGGCGAAAGTATTTATTTGGGAGACTTGCATGAACAGAATAATAGCCAAGAATATGACacttatatatgcatacgCAACAAGTCCAGCAACAAGGCGAAATTAATACCCGTAAACCAAGCGCTACTATCTAATAATATATACGATAATGTtgcattaagcaaacaaactgtaCTGAGCAAAGAACATGCCGCAAAAAAACTGCTCAAGGAATTTGGTGGACGCAAGGCCTCACGCTATGTGGCCAATCGTGAACAGATGATGGTCAATGTGGATGTGGTGCGTAGGGATCTAGACGAAACAGTACAGAGTTCTGCACAGCATGAAGTTGACGATGAGGAAGACGACACTTTGGCTGACGTAAGCACTAGCAATGTGGAGTATCTGGCCAGCATAGTGCCGAAGTTTGataaggcagcaacaaaagtaaacgAAGTTTATGATGTAGAGGATGTGGTCCCGCGTGCGCTCCTCGAGCGTCTAGACGAAGAAGCCAAGAGCGTATTTGCCGCACCGCTGGATTCGCTGCC CATTGAATCAGATTATTTGCGCGAGTGCATTAAGCGCTTGCAGGAGAAAGCAGTTACCTCCAAGCTGGACTATTTGCACATTAAGCTAATAATCTACATGGATGCTTTACAGTCTTTGATAGCGCTACGCAAGCGACAAATGAAATATGTTGAACTGTCGCGCATATCGGAAAAAGTTGAGAATGATATACGGCAACGCTTTGCGGATCCTAATTTGGTCAAGTCTTGCTCGCGCACCACATTCAGCACAGAAAAGGCACTCACGCATTTTATTGTCCTGGCCTTGCTCATCAGCGACAAATACGAAGTGGACGTTAATGAACTATCTCGTATTTTGCGCACATCCAAGCAGCGTATAAAAACTTATGCCCATATTGTAAATGCGCGACCAAAGTCTCGCTCGGATGTGCTATCCTTGCGTTTGCCCAGTACAGTGCCACCATTAGCAACTGGCAGACGTTTCCAACGCAAAAAGTAA
- the LOC108602006 gene encoding nuclear transcription factor Y subunit gamma — MLNGKFYTGLPPKMVERQGGVGRNRQESHFFWPDDSQKSSATETRVQRRNSLQLESKPAPIKSTMQLEPSSADVDTRQMFHKEFAKSSIQFYDNLQPNSNNNSRQRFLNRARREVTPKLTAVDSPRSPTPPKQAAPSLSRCKQAYSSTIQFYDYDNEADNRRATPKLDMNNKREMELNLKNSPKLQVKHNVRHLSVERELPIVTKKPLNDADQLRQVLPKRILKAQRAEPVLEDHFDDYMQKSMRQLQLRNAAPYKKHVTYNEQAAEYAYYDDELEPPPPPQHESNSQLRLPNMRTGSGQQQRQQPLPFMEVARSRSLNNIKSLNNYNKNSHNNYGNNNHYINDSNNNNSSSNTYLRKSLPKLPEPRTLRTQRYDIDDTPAIATATVGAATEATILEQQQPSDPRKHLRSSLCFNGDALVVNVGAAQSTSAAALARRSSAGQRINVGLPD, encoded by the coding sequence CATTTCTTCTGGCCAGATGATTCTCAAAAGTCAAGTGCAACAGAGACGCGCGTGCAACGTCGCAACAGCTTGCAGCTGGAGTCGAAGCCAGCGCCCATAAAGTCAACAATGCAGCTAGAGCCAAGTTCAGCTGATGTGGATACACGTCAAATGTTTCACAAGGAGTTTGCCAAATCCTCCATACAGTTCTACGACAATCTGCAGccgaacagcaacaacaacagtcgccAGCGCTTTCTGAACAGAGCACGCCGTGAAGTGACGCCCAAGCTGACAGCTGTGGACTCGCCACGCAGTCCAACGCCGCCCAAGCAAGCAGCACCCAGTCTAAGTCGTTGCAAGCAGGCGTATAGCTCCACCATACAGTTCTACGACTATGACAATGAAGCAGACAATAGGCGTGCCACGCCCAAATTGGACATGAACAACAAGCGCGAAATGGAGCTGAATCTAAAGAACAGTCCCAAGCTGCAAGTGAAGCATAATGTGCGACATCTAAGTGTAGAACGCGAACTGCCAATCGTCACCAAGAAGCCGCTTAATGATGCGGATCAGCTGCGTCAAGTGCTGCCCAAGCGCATACTCAAGGCACAGCGTGCGGAGCCTGTGCTGGAGGATCACTTTGATGATTATATGCAGAAGAGCATGCGTCAGCTGCAACTGCGCAATGCTGCGCCCTATAAAAAGCATGTGACCTACAATGAGCAGGCCGCGGAATATGCTTATTACGATGATGAACtggagccgccgccgccgccacagcaCGAGAGCAACAGCCAGCTCAGATTGCCAAATATGCGCACAGGaagtggccaacaacaaaggcagcaacCACTGCCTTTTATGGAAGTTgctcgcagtcgcagtctcaacaatataaaatcattaaataactataataaaaatagtcaTAATAattatggcaacaacaatcactacattaacgacagcaacaacaacaacagcagcagcaacacttatTTACGGAAAAGCTTACCCAAACTGCCAGAGCCCAGAACGCTGAGAACACAACGCTACGATATTGATGACACaccagcaatagcaacagcaacagttggcgCTGCGACTGAGGCGACAATattggagcagcaacagccctCTGACCCACGCAAGCACCTGCGCAGCAGCCTCTGCTTTAATGGCGACGCATTGGTTGTGAATGTGGGTGCTGCGCAGTCGACGTCGGCCGCAGCGCTAGCACGACGCAGCTCGGCCGGGCAGCGCATAAATGTTGGCTTGCCagattga
- the LOC108602068 gene encoding protein transport protein SEC24 — MFRFLALTTLVALTVAQNYHQDPKTAAIISEQRYLSGDGKFGAAYTQEDGINFKEETDADGTRHGSYSYVDPSGQRRTISYTAGKNGFQASGDHLPVAPPAPPQPVPTSGYQPQQQYQPQSQYQPQQQYQAPAPQSSFRSNDYGDDGSYDTRYNDPSFGQSQQSYQQPAQPQYRPAPAPVQPAYNPQPAYQPAPAQQPQYQPQQQQAYYTTTTPNPHRFSPPGKLSLNRTPDGFTYSFNKV; from the exons atgtttagattt CTCGCATTGACCACATTGGTGGCACTGACTGTGGCTCAGAACTATCATCAGGATCCAAAAACAGCAGCCATTATAAGCGAACAACGCTATCTGTCCGGCGATGGCAAATTTGGCGCTGCTTATACACAGGAGGATGGCATTAACTTTAAAGAGGAAACCGATGCTGACGGCACACGTCATGGCAGCTACAGCTACGTAGATCCCTCCGGACAGCGTCGCACCATTTCCTACACTGCCGGCAAGAATGG cttccAGGCATCGGGTGATCATTTGCCCGTAGCACCGCCAGCACCACCACAGCCCGTGCCCACCTCCGGCTATCAGCCTCAGCAGCAGTATCAGCCTCAGTCGCAGTatcagccacagcagcaatatCAGGCACCTGCTCCACAGTCCTCGTTCCGCAGCAATGACTATGGTGATGATGGCTCTTATGATACTCGCTATAACGATCCCTCTTTCGGCCAGTCGCAGCAGTCGTATCAACAGCCCGCCCAGCCTCAGTATCGTCCTGCGCCGGCGCCAGTGCAGCCCGCTTATAACCCACAGCCTGCCTATCAGCCCGCTCCTGCTCAGCAGCCACAGTatcagccacagcagcagcaagcttaCTACACCACAACCACGCCTAATCCTCATCGCTTCTCACCACCCGGCAAGCTGTCGCTGAACCGCACACCCGATGGCTTCACTTACTCCTTTAACAAGGTCTAA
- the LOC108603104 gene encoding mitochondrial-processing peptidase subunit beta, with translation MALRVLSVTQNMRTFVRGVDLIKRYKSAASLQKTLLNIPATQVTKLDNGLRVASEDSGASTATVGLWIDAGSRSENEKNNGVAHFLEHMAFKGTAKRSQTDLELEVENLGAHLNAYTSREQTVFYAKCLSKDVPKAVEILADIIQNSKLGEAEIARERSVILREMQEVESNLQEVVFDHLHATAYQGTPLGQTILGPTKNIQSIGKGDLTDYIQTHYKASRIVLAGAGGVQHNELVKLAEQNLGKLEASLLPPEVTPCRFTGSEVRVRDDSLPLAHIAVAVEGCGWTDQDNIPLMVANTLVGAWDRSQGGGANNASNLARASAEDNLCHSFQSFNTCYKDTGLWGIYFVCDPLQCEDMLFNVQTEWMRLCTMVTEAEVERAKNLLKTNMLLQLDGTTPICEDIGRQILCYNRRIPLHELEMRIDAVTVNNVRDVALKYIYDRCPAVAAVGPVENLPDYNRIRSSMYWLRV, from the exons ATGGCGTTGCGTGTTTTGAGTGTAACGCAAAATATGCGCACATTCGTGCGTGGCGTTGACCTCATCAAG CGCTACAAATCCGCTGCATCGCTGCAGAAGACGCTTCTGAACATACCTGCCACGCAGGTGACTAAGCTGGACAACGGTCTGCGTGTTGCTAGCGAGGATTCCGGCGCCTCCACCGCCACCGTTGGACTCTGGATTGACGCTGGTTCGCGTTCCGAGAACGAGAAGAACAATGGCGTGGCTCACTTCCTTGAGCACATGGCCTTCAAG GGCACTGCCAAGCGCTCGCAAACTGATCTGGAGCTTGAGGTTGAGAACCTGGGCGCCCATCTGAATGCGTACACATCTCGCGAGCAGACTGTGTTCTATGCCAAGTGTCTGTCCAAGGATGTACCCAAGGCTGTTGAAATTCTGGCTGATATTATCCAGAACTCTAAGCTGGGTGAGGCTGAGATTGCACGCGAGCGCTCTGTGATTCTGCGCGAAATGCAAGAAGTTGAGAGCAATCTTCAGGAGGTGGTCTTCGATCATTTGCATGCCACCGCCTACCAGGGCACTCCCCTAGGCCAGACCATCCTGGGCCCCACCAAGAATATACa GTCGATTGGCAAAGGCGATTTGACTGACTACATTCAGACCCACTATAAGGCATCGCGCATTGTTTTGGCCGGCGCTGGAGGTGTACAGCATAATGAATTGGTGAAACTGGCTGAACAGAACTTGGGAAAACTGGAGGCTAGCTTGCTGCCACCAGAGGTTACTCCATGCCGCTTCACTGGTTCCGAGGTGCGTGTGCGCGACGATTCGCTGCCATTGGCtcacattgctgttgctgttgagggCTGCGGCTGGACCGATCAGGATAACATCCCCTTGATGGTGGCTAACACTTTGGTTGGTGCTTGGGATCGCTCCCAGGGCGGTGGCGCCAACAACGCCTCCAACCTGGCTCGTGCCAGCGCCGAAGACA ATTTGTGCCACAGCTTCCAGTCGTTCAACACCTGCTACAAGGACACTGGTCTGTGGGGCATCTACTTCGTCTGCGATCCCTTGCAGTGCGAG gaTATGCTCTTCAATGTGCAAACCGAATGGATGCGCTTGTGCACCATGGTCACCGAAGCAGAGGTTGAGCGCGCCAAGAACTTGCTCAAGACGaacatgctgctgcaattggaCGGCACCACACCTATCTGCGAAGATATTGGCCGCCAGATCCTGTGCTACAACCGCCGCATCCCATTGCACGAGCTGGAGATGCGCATTGACGCTGTGACCGTGAATAACGTGCGCGATGTCGCCTTGAAGTATATCTATGACAGATGTCCTGCCGTGGCCGCTGTGGGACCCGTCGAGAATCTGCCCGACTACAACAGAATCCGCTCCTCCATGTACTGGTTGAGAGTCTAA